In Saccharothrix violaceirubra, the following are encoded in one genomic region:
- a CDS encoding glutamate synthase subunit beta — protein sequence MADPYGFLKNTRADAKKRPADERLGDWREVYAAAPVEVRDAEVRTQATRCMDCGIPFCHSGSAGCPLGNLIPEWNDLVRRGDWAQASDRLHATNNFPEFTGRLCPAPCEAACVLAVSDMSGGAVAIKRVEQAIADVSWEQGLVQPSQSQVSSGRRVAVVGSGPAGLAAAQQLTRAGHEVTVFERDDRLGGLLRYGIPEFKMEKKVLDRRLAQLRKEGTRFVTGCEVGVDLTVEQLREQFDAVVLAVGALRGRDDRTTPGRELDGVHLAMDHLVPANRACEGDGVPEIDAAGKYVVIIGGGDTGADCYGTAIRQGALSVLQLDQYPQPPSRRDDTRSPWPVWPWILRTYAAHEEGGERRFAVAVEEFVGDPDGHVRQIRLRKVRVEKDASGRRTVVPTSEEAELLPADLVLLAIGFEGVERMPLLDGLGIPLTARGTIGCGSDWQTRAPGVFVCGDAHRGASLVVWAIAEGRSVANAVDRYLTGSSNLPSPVIPNQLPLAVV from the coding sequence GTGGCTGACCCGTACGGTTTCCTCAAGAACACCCGTGCCGACGCGAAGAAGCGTCCCGCCGATGAACGACTCGGTGACTGGCGTGAGGTCTACGCCGCCGCACCCGTCGAAGTCCGCGACGCCGAGGTCCGCACGCAGGCGACCCGGTGCATGGACTGCGGCATCCCGTTCTGCCACTCGGGGTCGGCGGGTTGCCCGCTGGGCAACCTGATCCCCGAGTGGAACGACCTGGTGCGGCGTGGCGACTGGGCGCAGGCGTCCGACCGGTTGCACGCCACCAACAATTTCCCCGAGTTCACCGGGCGGTTGTGCCCGGCGCCGTGCGAGGCCGCGTGCGTGCTGGCGGTGTCCGACATGTCCGGCGGCGCGGTTGCGATCAAGCGTGTCGAGCAGGCGATCGCGGACGTGTCGTGGGAACAGGGCCTGGTCCAGCCGTCGCAGTCGCAGGTGTCGTCCGGCCGTCGGGTGGCCGTGGTCGGTTCCGGTCCTGCCGGGCTGGCGGCGGCGCAGCAGCTGACCCGGGCCGGGCACGAGGTGACGGTGTTCGAGCGCGACGACCGGCTCGGCGGGCTGCTGCGGTACGGCATCCCCGAGTTCAAGATGGAGAAGAAGGTCCTCGATCGGCGGTTGGCGCAGCTCCGCAAGGAGGGCACCCGGTTCGTGACGGGGTGCGAGGTGGGCGTCGACCTGACCGTGGAGCAGTTGCGGGAGCAGTTCGACGCGGTGGTGCTCGCGGTGGGCGCGTTGCGGGGGCGTGACGACCGGACCACGCCGGGGCGCGAGCTGGACGGTGTCCACCTCGCCATGGACCACCTGGTGCCGGCGAACCGGGCATGTGAGGGCGATGGCGTGCCGGAGATCGACGCGGCGGGCAAGTACGTCGTCATCATCGGCGGCGGCGACACGGGCGCGGACTGCTACGGCACCGCCATCCGCCAGGGTGCGCTGTCGGTGCTTCAGCTCGACCAGTACCCGCAGCCGCCTTCGCGACGTGACGACACACGCTCGCCGTGGCCGGTGTGGCCGTGGATTCTGCGTACGTACGCCGCGCACGAGGAGGGTGGCGAACGGCGGTTCGCGGTCGCCGTGGAGGAGTTCGTCGGCGACCCCGACGGGCATGTGCGGCAGATCCGGCTGCGCAAGGTGCGCGTGGAGAAGGACGCGTCGGGTCGGCGGACCGTCGTGCCGACGTCCGAGGAGGCCGAGCTCCTGCCCGCCGACCTGGTGCTGCTCGCGATCGGGTTCGAAGGCGTCGAGCGGATGCCGTTGCTCGACGGGTTGGGCATTCCGTTGACCGCGCGGGGCACGATCGGGTGCGGGTCGGACTGGCAGACGCGGGCGCCTGGCGTGTTCGTGTGCGGTGACGCGCACCGTGGCGCGTCGCTGGTCGTGTGGGCGATCGCGGAGGGGCGGTCGGTGGCCAACGCGGTGGACCGCTACCTGACCGGTTCGTCCAACCTCCCGTCCCCGGTGATCCCGAACCAGTTGCCGCTCGCGGTCGTGTGA
- a CDS encoding maleylpyruvate isomerase family mycothiol-dependent enzyme, with protein MTELMFDRHREEIVVQTDLLREAVAGADMGIAVPSCPGWTVRDLVRHVGAGHRWVDEIVRARRAGPLDDADVRDVGGPLPEDVDAWLAEGARQLSDALAEAGVDGPVWSVAPGGMRFWARRFAHETVVHRADAVLALGQEFVLATDVAVDGVDEWMDLMALPWHLEHDPTKRELLGPGRTLHFHATDTDAEWLADLTGEVISVHHAHEKAAVEVRGAVTDLLLHLYHRRGTEDVDVLGDRDLLDFWTDRVGFG; from the coding sequence ATGACCGAACTGATGTTCGACCGGCATCGCGAGGAGATCGTCGTCCAGACCGACCTGTTGCGTGAGGCCGTTGCCGGAGCCGATATGGGCATCGCCGTGCCGAGCTGTCCGGGGTGGACGGTCCGCGACCTGGTCCGGCACGTCGGCGCCGGGCACCGGTGGGTGGACGAGATCGTCCGCGCGCGGCGTGCCGGACCGCTCGACGACGCCGACGTCCGCGATGTCGGCGGTCCGCTTCCCGAGGACGTCGATGCCTGGCTCGCCGAAGGTGCGCGGCAGTTGTCGGACGCCCTGGCCGAAGCCGGGGTCGACGGTCCGGTGTGGAGCGTCGCACCGGGCGGGATGCGGTTCTGGGCGCGGCGGTTCGCACACGAGACCGTCGTGCACCGTGCGGACGCCGTACTCGCGCTCGGGCAGGAGTTCGTACTCGCGACGGACGTCGCGGTCGACGGCGTGGACGAGTGGATGGACCTCATGGCGTTGCCGTGGCACCTCGAACACGACCCGACCAAGCGCGAACTGCTCGGGCCCGGTCGGACTTTGCACTTCCACGCGACCGACACCGACGCAGAATGGCTGGCCGACCTCACCGGCGAGGTGATCTCGGTGCATCATGCGCACGAGAAGGCGGCGGTCGAGGTCCGGGGTGCGGTGACGGATCTGCTTCTGCACCTCTACCACCGACGCGGCACCGAGGACGTCGACGTCCTCGGTGACCGCGACCTGCTCGACTTCTGGACCGACCGCGTCGGCTTCGGATGA
- a CDS encoding helicase-associated domain-containing protein, which translates to MGRTTALAVWLTALDFGHLRDVLTRRPDAAATRPHTLRALAEALLEPTSVDRAVDTLDQGCLDVLDTVVALGSDATADAVAHRLRCTGKASRSDLRRALTELRTCALVWPDGDALRTIPDRRPTAKPRRITSAPRAPRRVSVDRATVDNAATEAATALVEGIGRLLEHCDVHRTDSRSLPGARDANPHTARFRYTLASRAGLLATVDDRVLPTSWADAWADAHPAVRLARLVTAWLADSRHRSVVARHAELADGTAFADRDEAVADLVWSRRGTAVVLTEAEEVGLIASGALTGLGKAALDGVVDEAADQYVHAEVSRVRFLPDLSVAVRGLPNRALGRVLGRCAEHDGVYWRFTEQSVRRALDTGRDSVRVLAELSQVGDVPPELDTLVRSVARRHGRVTVTAVACCVRSDDRDLLLELLEHPRLTTLSLEALAPTVLASAKPVKETLARLRAAGYAPSGTGVDGTATIERAPRERGEPAPPPPRSRTIPLADRELTALALALSGRERSRATPLRADLRRAGTARMLRDESLVLRDSEVALLADALVTRTCVEIDFAHGPRTTTKHVITPVDHAAGNLKASLEPRGEHHEFAVGRIRSVREVREMREVH; encoded by the coding sequence GTGGGAAGGACAACCGCGCTCGCGGTCTGGTTGACAGCACTCGACTTCGGACACCTGCGCGACGTGCTGACACGGCGCCCGGACGCCGCGGCCACCAGGCCGCACACCCTGCGGGCACTCGCCGAAGCCCTGCTGGAACCGACATCGGTCGACCGTGCCGTCGACACCCTTGACCAGGGATGTCTCGACGTCCTGGACACGGTGGTCGCACTCGGCTCCGACGCGACCGCGGACGCGGTCGCACACCGGTTGCGCTGCACCGGCAAGGCGTCGCGGTCGGATCTCAGACGGGCGCTGACCGAGTTGCGCACGTGTGCGCTGGTCTGGCCGGATGGTGACGCTCTGCGCACGATCCCCGATCGGCGGCCGACCGCGAAACCACGTCGGATCACGTCCGCGCCACGCGCACCACGTCGCGTTTCCGTCGATCGCGCGACCGTCGACAACGCCGCGACAGAAGCGGCGACCGCGCTCGTCGAGGGGATCGGACGGCTACTCGAACACTGCGATGTGCACCGTACCGATTCGCGTTCACTGCCCGGTGCGCGTGACGCGAATCCGCACACGGCCCGGTTTAGGTACACGCTCGCGTCGCGCGCCGGGTTGCTCGCCACGGTCGACGACCGCGTGCTGCCCACGTCCTGGGCCGACGCATGGGCGGACGCGCACCCCGCCGTCCGGCTGGCACGTCTCGTCACCGCGTGGCTCGCGGACAGCCGTCACCGGAGCGTTGTCGCGCGACACGCCGAGCTCGCCGACGGCACGGCGTTCGCGGACCGGGACGAGGCGGTGGCCGACCTCGTGTGGTCACGACGCGGCACCGCGGTCGTGCTCACCGAGGCCGAGGAGGTGGGATTGATCGCGTCGGGCGCTCTCACCGGACTCGGCAAGGCGGCGCTGGACGGTGTCGTCGACGAGGCCGCCGACCAGTACGTGCACGCCGAAGTGTCGCGCGTGCGGTTCCTGCCCGACCTGAGCGTCGCCGTGCGCGGATTGCCGAACCGTGCACTGGGCCGGGTACTCGGACGGTGCGCGGAACACGACGGCGTGTACTGGCGGTTCACGGAACAGTCGGTGCGTCGCGCCTTGGACACGGGACGCGACTCCGTGCGTGTACTCGCGGAACTGTCCCAGGTCGGCGACGTCCCCCCGGAGCTGGACACGCTCGTGCGTTCCGTCGCGCGGCGACACGGGCGCGTGACGGTGACCGCCGTGGCGTGTTGCGTCCGGTCCGACGACCGGGACCTGCTTTTGGAGCTTCTCGAGCACCCGAGGTTGACAACGTTGTCGTTGGAGGCGCTGGCACCGACCGTGCTCGCGTCGGCCAAGCCGGTGAAGGAGACCCTCGCCCGGCTGCGGGCGGCGGGCTACGCACCAAGCGGGACAGGCGTGGACGGCACGGCGACCATCGAACGCGCGCCTCGCGAACGCGGCGAACCCGCGCCTCCGCCGCCGCGATCGAGGACCATCCCCCTGGCCGACCGCGAGTTGACCGCGCTGGCACTCGCACTGTCCGGCCGCGAACGATCACGCGCGACGCCGTTGCGTGCGGACCTGCGTCGGGCCGGGACCGCACGCATGTTGCGCGATGAGTCGCTCGTCCTGCGTGACTCGGAGGTGGCGTTGCTCGCGGACGCGTTGGTGACACGCACGTGTGTCGAGATCGATTTCGCGCACGGTCCGCGTACCACGACGAAGCACGTGATCACACCGGTCGACCACGCGGCGGGCAACCTGAAGGCGAGCCTGGAACCGCGCGGTGAGCACCACGAGTTCGCGGTCGGGCGCATTCGATCCGTACGCGAGGTCCGTGAGATGCGAGAGGTCCACTGA
- a CDS encoding DUF2461 domain-containing protein, with translation MEFTGFGEYAVDFFDGLVGDNSKAYWDDHKQVYLSDVRAPMEALLAVLEPEFGRGKVFRPYRDVRFSRDKTPYKDHCGGVVELGRGGGAHYVQLGTEGLFVAGGSFAMASDQLSRYRESVADDVRGGVLRTLIADLVGRGWELRGDVLKRAPRGFPPDHPRIDLLKYRRIYLARTWPPDDLLHEPGCLDRVRSAWRELNPLVEWCADHIGLTGIGFR, from the coding sequence GTGGAATTCACCGGGTTCGGCGAATATGCCGTCGACTTCTTCGACGGACTCGTGGGGGACAACTCGAAGGCGTACTGGGACGACCACAAACAGGTGTACCTGTCCGACGTGCGGGCTCCGATGGAGGCCCTGCTCGCCGTCCTCGAACCGGAGTTCGGCAGGGGGAAGGTCTTCCGTCCATACCGCGACGTGCGCTTCTCCCGCGACAAGACGCCGTACAAGGACCACTGCGGAGGTGTCGTCGAGTTGGGGCGCGGTGGCGGCGCGCACTACGTGCAGCTGGGCACCGAAGGGCTGTTCGTCGCGGGCGGGTCGTTCGCGATGGCGTCGGATCAACTGAGCCGGTACCGCGAATCCGTCGCGGACGACGTGCGCGGCGGCGTGTTGCGGACGCTGATCGCCGACCTCGTCGGGCGTGGCTGGGAGCTGCGCGGCGACGTGCTCAAACGCGCGCCGCGCGGCTTCCCGCCCGATCACCCGCGCATCGACCTGCTCAAGTACCGCCGGATCTACCTGGCACGCACCTGGCCGCCGGACGACCTGCTGCACGAACCCGGCTGCCTGGACCGCGTCCGCTCCGCGTGGCGCGAGCTGAACCCGCTGGTCGAGTGGTGTGCCGACCACATCGGTCTCACCGGGATCGGATTCCGCTGA
- a CDS encoding VanZ family protein produces the protein MVSPRFLPFVAALSLSVVVLFMPQSGVPSSWPGMDKIVHLGLFALLAVTGLFALPRTPVLVGLVGYAVLSEVLQGLLIVLGRSADVVDGLTDVAGIGLGWLAYRVVSGIRSR, from the coding sequence GTGGTGTCGCCGAGATTCCTTCCGTTCGTGGCCGCGTTGTCGCTCAGCGTCGTCGTGCTGTTCATGCCGCAGTCCGGTGTCCCGTCCTCGTGGCCGGGCATGGACAAGATCGTCCACCTCGGACTGTTCGCGTTGTTGGCCGTCACCGGGCTGTTCGCGCTGCCCCGCACGCCCGTGCTCGTCGGACTCGTCGGTTACGCCGTGCTGTCGGAAGTCCTCCAGGGCCTGCTGATCGTGCTGGGCCGCAGTGCCGACGTCGTCGACGGACTCACCGACGTGGCCGGCATCGGCCTGGGCTGGTTGGCCTACCGGGTGGTCAGCGGAATCCGATCCCGGTGA
- the pyk gene encoding pyruvate kinase codes for MSRRAKIVCTLGPATATEDKVNELVAAGMDVARMNFSHGSHADHKQVYDLVRAAADRTGRAVGILADLQGPKIRLGRFAHGPVEWRTGDIVRVTVEDVQGTHDRVSTTYKQLANDAKVGDRLLVDDGKVGLVVTAIEGPDVVCEVTEGGPVSNNKGLSLPNMDISVPALSDKDIEDLEFALHLGVDFIALSFVRSPADIDLVHQIMDRVGRGRRPVIAKIEKPEAVDNLEAIVLAFDGVMVARGDLGVELPLEHVPLVQKRAIQIARENAKPVIVATQMLDSMISNSRPTRAETSDVANAVLDGADALMLSGETSVGRYAIESVKVMGRIIEAVETESVEVPPLTHVPRTKRGVISYAARDIGERLNAKALVAFTQSGDTVRRLARLHTPLPLLAFTPEQSVRSQLALTWGTETFLVPKVDSTDEMVRQVDSSMLSIGRYQPGDLMVVVAGSPPGTVGSTNLIRVHRLGEEDHA; via the coding sequence GTGAGTCGACGCGCGAAGATCGTCTGTACGCTGGGTCCTGCCACCGCGACCGAGGACAAGGTCAACGAGCTGGTGGCAGCCGGCATGGACGTGGCCCGGATGAACTTCAGCCACGGCAGCCATGCCGACCACAAGCAGGTCTACGACCTGGTCCGCGCGGCTGCGGACCGGACGGGCCGCGCGGTGGGCATTCTCGCCGACCTCCAGGGACCGAAGATCCGCCTCGGCAGGTTCGCGCACGGCCCGGTCGAGTGGCGCACCGGCGACATCGTCCGGGTGACGGTCGAGGACGTGCAGGGCACGCACGACCGGGTCTCCACCACCTACAAGCAGCTCGCCAACGACGCCAAGGTCGGCGACCGGCTGCTGGTCGACGACGGCAAGGTCGGCCTCGTGGTCACCGCCATCGAGGGCCCGGACGTGGTGTGCGAGGTGACCGAGGGCGGCCCGGTCAGCAACAACAAGGGCCTGTCGCTGCCGAACATGGACATCTCCGTGCCCGCGCTGTCCGACAAGGACATCGAGGACCTGGAGTTCGCCCTGCATTTGGGCGTGGACTTCATCGCGCTCTCGTTCGTGCGTTCGCCCGCCGACATCGATCTGGTCCACCAGATCATGGACCGGGTCGGCCGCGGTCGGCGGCCGGTGATCGCCAAGATCGAGAAGCCCGAGGCCGTCGACAACCTCGAGGCGATCGTGCTCGCGTTCGACGGCGTGATGGTCGCCCGCGGCGACCTGGGCGTGGAGTTGCCGCTGGAGCACGTGCCGCTGGTGCAGAAGCGCGCGATCCAGATCGCCCGCGAGAACGCCAAGCCGGTGATCGTGGCGACCCAGATGCTCGACTCGATGATCTCCAACTCGCGGCCCACCCGCGCCGAGACGTCCGACGTGGCGAACGCCGTGCTCGACGGCGCCGACGCGCTGATGCTGTCCGGCGAGACGTCGGTCGGCCGGTACGCGATCGAGTCGGTCAAGGTCATGGGCCGGATCATCGAGGCGGTCGAGACCGAGTCGGTCGAGGTGCCGCCGCTGACGCACGTGCCGCGCACGAAGCGTGGCGTGATCTCGTACGCGGCGCGTGACATCGGCGAGCGCCTGAACGCGAAGGCGCTGGTCGCGTTCACGCAGTCCGGTGACACCGTGCGACGGCTCGCCCGACTGCACACGCCGTTGCCACTGCTCGCGTTCACGCCGGAGCAGAGCGTGCGCAGTCAGCTTGCTCTCACGTGGGGTACCGAGACGTTCCTCGTGCCTAAGGTGGACTCGACGGACGAGATGGTCCGGCAGGTGGACTCGTCCATGCTGTCGATCGGCCGGTACC